A portion of the Saimiri boliviensis isolate mSaiBol1 chromosome 1, mSaiBol1.pri, whole genome shotgun sequence genome contains these proteins:
- the CTXN3 gene encoding cortexin-3, with product MDGGQPIPSSLVPLGNISSDSSMSLEQKTTFVFVILLFIFLGILIVRCFRILLDPYRSMPTSTWADGLEGLEKGQFDHALA from the coding sequence ATGGATGGTGGACAGCCCATCCCTTCCTCGCTAGTGCCCCTTGGGAACATATCGTCAGATTCTAGCATGTCTCTGGAGCAGAAAACAAcatttgtttttgtgattttgttgtttatttttttgggCATTCTTATTGTCCGGTGCTTCCGGATTCTTTTGGATCCGTATCGAAGCATGCCGACCTCTACCTGGGCTGATGGACTTGAAGGCCTGGAGAAAGGGCAGTTTGACCATGCCCTTGCTTAG